From the Roseibium salinum genome, one window contains:
- a CDS encoding ArsR/SmtB family transcription factor, whose product MSRAGPPSEKICTAPKEELAGCEELAAIFRALGHPARLAIVKQLAKQNEACCGEIVNHLPLAQSTVSQHLQVLKEAGLLTCDARGRNCHYLLNWDRLAQAERHSNEFWSRLNSVPAACTEQSKLAPATKD is encoded by the coding sequence ATGAGCAGGGCGGGACCGCCGTCGGAAAAAATCTGCACGGCGCCAAAGGAAGAGTTGGCGGGCTGTGAAGAGCTCGCGGCGATCTTTCGTGCGTTGGGGCACCCGGCGCGTCTTGCCATCGTCAAGCAGCTTGCAAAGCAGAACGAGGCCTGCTGCGGAGAGATCGTGAACCATCTGCCGCTGGCTCAGTCTACGGTTTCTCAGCATTTGCAGGTCCTGAAGGAGGCAGGTCTCTTGACCTGCGATGCCCGCGGCCGCAATTGCCATTATCTGCTCAACTGGGACAGGCTCGCTCAGGCGGAGCGCCATTCGAACGAATTCTGGTCCCGGCTCAATTCAGTGCCGGCAGCCTGCACGGAACAGAGCAAATTGGCGCCGGCGACCAAGGATTAA